One Panulirus ornatus isolate Po-2019 chromosome 16, ASM3632096v1, whole genome shotgun sequence genomic window carries:
- the LOC139754003 gene encoding uncharacterized protein produces the protein TSSITGPPTSSTTGPPTSSTTGPPTSSTTGPPTSSITGPPTSSTTGPPTSSTTGPPTSSTTGPPTSSTTGPPTSSTMGPPKSSTTGPPTSSTTGPPTSFTTGPPTSSTTGPPTSSTTGPPPTLTILIPSLIPTTLPLPGRAEDLPVISFFSLCLSDSMFFKFRIQRHRQID, from the exons ACATCTTCCATCACGGGCccacctacatcttccaccacgggcccacctacatcttccaccacgggaccacctacatcttccaccaCGGGCCCACCTACATCTTCCATCACGGGCccacctacatcttccaccacgggcccacctacatcctccaccacgggcccacctacatcctccaccacgggcccacctacatcttccaccacgggcccacctacatcctccaccaTGGGCCCACCTAAATCCTCCACTACCGGCCCACCTACCTCCTCCACTACAGGCCCACCTACATCTTTCACCACGGGcccacctacatcctccaccacgggtccacctacatcctccaccacgggcccacct CCTACTCTCACAATCCTCATACCTTCCCTGATCCCTACTACACTACCTCTCCCA GGCAGGGCTGAAGATTTGCCTGTGATCAGCTTCTTTTCGCTATGTCTTTCTGATTCAATGTTCTTCAAGTTTAggatacagagacacagacagatagactaa